Proteins encoded by one window of Mustela erminea isolate mMusErm1 chromosome 7, mMusErm1.Pri, whole genome shotgun sequence:
- the PRNP gene encoding major prion protein produces the protein MMKSHIGSWLLVLFVATWSDIGFCKKRPKPGGGWNTGGSRYPGQGSPGGNRYPPQGGGGWGQPHGGGWGQPHGGGWGQPHGGGWGQPHGGGGWGQGGGSHGQWGKPSKPKTNMKHVAGAAAAGAVVGGLGGYMLGSAMSRPLIHFGNDYEDRYYRENMYRYPNQVYYKPVDQYSNQNNFVHDCVNITVKQHTVTTTTKGENFTETDMKIMERVVEQMCVTQYQRESEAYYQRGASAILFSPPPVILLISLLILLIVG, from the coding sequence ATGATGAAAAGCCACATAGGCAGCTGGCTCCTGGTTCTCTTTGTGGCCACATGGAGTGACATTGGCTTCTGCAAGAAGCGGCCGAAGCCTGGAGGAGGCTGGAACACTGGGGGGAGCCGATACCCAGGGCAGGGCAGTCCTGGAGGCAACCGCTACCCACCCCAGGGTGGTGGCGGCTGGGGCCAGCCCCACGGGGGTGGCTGGGGCCAGCCCCATGGGGGTGGCTGGGGTCAGCCCCACGGGGGCGGCTGGGGACAGCCGCATGGTGGCGGTGGCTGGGGTCAAGGTGGTGGGAGCCACGGTCAGTGGGGCAAGCCCAGTAAGCCCAAAACCAACATGAAGCATGTGGCGGGAGCCGCAGCAGCCGGGGCGGTTGTGGGGGGCCTGGGCGGCTACATGCTGGGGAGCGCCATGAGCAGGCCCCTCATTCATTTTGGCAACGACTATGAGGACCGCTACTACCGTGAGAACATGTACCGCTACCCCAACCAAGTGTACTACAAGCCGGTGGATCAGTACAGCAACCAGAACAACTTTGTGCACGACTGCGTCAACATCACGGTCAAGCAGCACACGgtgaccaccaccaccaagggcGAGAACTTCACGGAGACCGACATGAAGATCATGGAGCGCGTGGTGGAGCAGATGTGTGTCACCCAGTACCAGCGAGAGTCCGAGGCTTACTACCAGAGGGGGGCGAGCGCCATCCTCTTCTCGCCCCCTCCCGTGATCCTCCTCATCTCACTGCTCATTCTCCTGATAGTGGGATGA